A single region of the Cyanobacteria bacterium FACHB-DQ100 genome encodes:
- a CDS encoding ABC transporter ATP-binding protein has product MARSRSPLQKLGSYLRPHWRDATLGVLALLVVNAIGIYIPLQIRDAVDKLGVAFSVNQILFYAVLILVLASVMWAVRMASRILLFGVGRQVEFDLKQKIFNHLLKLEPAYFAANTVGDLINRATSDVDNIRRLLGFAVLSLANTLFAYALTLPAMVTINAKLSLLALSVYPFMLLLVSLFSNRLRSQQLTVQEELSTLSELVQEDMSGIALIKIYGQEENERRAFREYNRSLLNANLKLALTRTTLFPILQAISYGSALILLWFGGGLISRGEITVGDFIALLIFVERLAFPTALLGFTITAYQRGEVSIDRIEAILSVEPTIKDASDAIPLPLAQVKGKLSAQDLTFRYPGVSRPNLDQINFVISPGETVAIVGAIGSGKSTLANALPRLLDISPNQLFVDGYDITQLRLEDLRGAIAYVPQESFLFSTTIRNNIRYGKPMADQSEVELASKIAQIHSEVLNFPQQYDTIVGERGITLSGGQRQRTALARALLVDSPILILDDALSSVDNQTATRILRNLSEGTVRKTVVFISHQLSAAAMADRIFVMEQGRIVQIGTHLELINQAGLYRSLWEQNKLEEALK; this is encoded by the coding sequence ATGGCGCGATCGCGTTCCCCGCTGCAAAAACTAGGGTCATATCTTCGCCCACACTGGCGGGATGCAACTTTAGGAGTTTTGGCGCTGTTGGTGGTGAATGCGATCGGGATTTATATTCCGCTCCAGATTCGCGATGCTGTCGATAAACTCGGTGTTGCCTTCAGCGTGAACCAGATCTTGTTTTACGCTGTGCTGATCCTGGTGCTGGCATCGGTGATGTGGGCAGTGCGAATGGCATCCCGAATTCTGCTATTCGGTGTCGGTCGTCAGGTTGAGTTTGACCTGAAGCAAAAGATTTTTAATCATCTCCTGAAGTTAGAACCCGCATACTTTGCAGCGAATACCGTTGGTGATTTAATTAACCGTGCTACCAGTGATGTCGATAATATTCGTCGTCTTTTAGGTTTTGCGGTTCTCAGTTTGGCAAATACACTATTCGCGTATGCGTTAACGCTGCCTGCGATGGTTACAATCAACGCTAAGTTGAGTTTATTAGCGCTTTCGGTGTATCCGTTTATGTTGCTCTTGGTCAGTTTGTTTAGTAACAGGCTGCGATCGCAACAGTTAACCGTCCAGGAAGAACTCTCGACGCTGAGCGAACTGGTGCAGGAAGACATGAGCGGCATCGCTCTGATTAAAATTTACGGTCAGGAAGAAAACGAGCGCCGCGCATTCCGGGAATACAATCGATCGCTGTTGAATGCCAATCTCAAACTGGCACTGACCCGGACTACGTTATTCCCAATTTTGCAAGCGATCTCGTATGGCAGTGCATTAATTTTGCTGTGGTTTGGGGGTGGGTTAATCTCGCGGGGCGAAATCACGGTTGGAGATTTTATTGCGCTGTTGATTTTCGTCGAGCGATTGGCGTTTCCGACTGCACTCCTTGGATTTACGATTACGGCATATCAGCGCGGAGAAGTGAGTATCGATCGTATCGAAGCCATTCTCTCGGTTGAACCCACGATTAAAGATGCTTCAGATGCGATTCCCTTACCGTTAGCGCAAGTAAAAGGAAAGCTAAGCGCTCAGGATTTAACCTTTCGCTATCCCGGCGTGTCTCGTCCTAATTTGGATCAGATTAATTTTGTCATTTCTCCAGGTGAAACGGTTGCGATCGTTGGTGCGATCGGTTCCGGTAAATCAACCTTAGCGAACGCATTACCGCGACTGTTAGACATCTCACCAAATCAGCTATTTGTAGACGGATACGATATTACTCAACTGCGATTAGAAGACTTACGTGGCGCGATCGCTTACGTGCCCCAAGAAAGCTTCCTATTCAGCACCACGATCCGCAATAACATTCGATACGGTAAGCCAATGGCGGATCAGTCTGAGGTCGAACTTGCCTCGAAAATTGCTCAAATTCACAGCGAGGTGCTGAACTTTCCGCAGCAGTATGACACGATCGTTGGAGAGCGTGGCATTACCTTATCCGGCGGACAACGCCAGCGAACAGCTTTGGCGCGGGCGCTTTTAGTCGATAGCCCGATTCTGATTTTGGACGATGCCTTATCGAGCGTGGACAATCAGACTGCGACGCGGATTTTAAGAAACCTCTCTGAAGGAACCGTTCGCAAAACGGTGGTATTCATTTCGCACCAACTTTCCGCCGCAGCAATGGCAGATCGCATCTTCGTGATGGAGCAAGGGCGCATTGTGCAGATCGGCACTCACCTTGAACTGATTAACCAAGCCGGACTGTATCGATCGCTCTGGGAACAAAACAAACTCGAAGAAGCGCTGAAATAG